The following proteins come from a genomic window of Myxococcales bacterium:
- a CDS encoding class I SAM-dependent methyltransferase — translation MAEASGADEQRDDWNDHWDRYAESASLNPAQTMRHELILDALRSGGARIPTARLLDVGSGQGDFLVRANQSGLANEYAGFELSASGIRIASAKVPGAKFVRVDLYNPPPEAEAFKGWATAAVCSDVIEHVDDPVAFLRALKGYLAPDARLVLTVPGGPRSAFDVHIGHRRHYTRELARDTLQSAGFDVESVNMAGFPFFNAYRLLVILRGKKLVKDVESGEMGKGGSGLAKLVMGAFDGLFPYNARDSRFGWQVVAVARPRNT, via the coding sequence ATGGCTGAAGCATCAGGCGCTGACGAGCAGCGCGACGACTGGAACGACCATTGGGACCGCTACGCCGAGTCGGCGAGCTTGAATCCTGCTCAAACGATGCGTCACGAGCTGATCCTCGACGCCCTTCGCTCAGGCGGCGCACGGATTCCCACGGCGCGGCTGCTCGACGTCGGCAGCGGCCAGGGCGACTTCCTCGTGCGCGCCAACCAGAGCGGCCTCGCGAACGAGTACGCCGGCTTCGAGCTCTCGGCGAGCGGCATTCGCATCGCGAGCGCCAAGGTCCCCGGGGCGAAGTTCGTTCGCGTCGACCTCTACAACCCGCCGCCGGAAGCCGAGGCGTTCAAGGGCTGGGCAACGGCCGCCGTTTGCTCCGATGTCATCGAACACGTCGACGATCCGGTCGCGTTCCTTCGCGCTTTGAAAGGCTACCTCGCACCCGACGCGCGCCTCGTCCTCACGGTCCCCGGCGGTCCGCGCTCGGCCTTCGACGTGCACATCGGCCACCGCCGCCACTACACGCGCGAGCTTGCGCGCGACACGTTGCAGAGCGCCGGTTTCGACGTCGAGAGCGTCAACATGGCCGGCTTCCCGTTCTTCAACGCGTACCGTCTCCTCGTCATCTTGCGAGGCAAGAAGCTCGTCAAAGACGTCGAGTCGGGCGAAATGGGCAAGGGCGGCAGCGGCCTCGCCAAGCTCGTGATGGGCGCCTTCGACGGCCTCTTTCCTTACAACGCGCGCGACTCGCGTTTCGGCTGGCAGGTCGTCGCCGTGGCGCGCCCTCGCAACACCTAG
- a CDS encoding glycosyltransferase family 2 protein, producing MATADELAKRALAADPELSLLIPEDDEPEPEFSIVIPALNEALTIADFIDWCKEGLAKAKVKGEILIVDSSKDDTAKIAHGKGARVLKAPKRGLGRAYQDAVPFIRGKYIVMGDCDCTYDFRELVPFAEKFHGGAEYVMGSRFRGYIEPGSMPPLHQYLGTPVTTWMLNVMYGSHFSDIHCGMRGITKEAFIRMGLRSQSWEYASEMVLKSVHMRLKTEEVPIRFLKDRDGRLSHHKRSGWFSPWHAAWINLRAMAVYGADFFLFRPGLMMLFLGLGLTVPLALGPVAVGPITFSLHWMLLGLSLVVLGLQAVYLGILSRVFYDYSGDFTERWFKRFPYDRTMIASGLTFLVGLGLDALLVARYVSQHFELLEISRLSHLAVTGLLLMIVSFLTFTFTLVLHSTAVAVWRK from the coding sequence GTGGCCACCGCTGACGAGCTCGCGAAGCGCGCGCTCGCGGCCGACCCGGAGCTCTCGCTCCTCATTCCCGAGGACGACGAGCCGGAGCCCGAGTTCTCCATCGTGATCCCGGCGCTCAACGAGGCGCTCACCATCGCGGACTTCATCGACTGGTGCAAAGAAGGGCTCGCGAAGGCCAAGGTCAAAGGCGAGATCCTCATCGTCGACAGCTCGAAGGACGACACGGCGAAGATCGCGCACGGCAAAGGCGCGCGCGTCTTGAAGGCGCCCAAGCGCGGCCTCGGCCGCGCCTACCAAGACGCCGTGCCGTTCATTCGCGGCAAGTACATCGTCATGGGCGACTGCGACTGCACGTACGACTTTCGTGAGCTCGTGCCCTTCGCCGAGAAGTTCCACGGCGGGGCGGAGTACGTGATGGGCTCGCGTTTCCGCGGCTACATCGAGCCGGGCTCCATGCCGCCGCTGCATCAATACCTCGGCACGCCCGTCACGACGTGGATGCTCAACGTCATGTACGGCTCGCACTTCTCGGACATCCACTGCGGCATGCGCGGCATCACCAAAGAGGCCTTCATCCGCATGGGCCTGCGCTCCCAGTCTTGGGAGTACGCCTCCGAGATGGTGCTCAAGAGCGTGCACATGCGCCTCAAGACCGAAGAGGTGCCCATCCGCTTTCTGAAAGATCGCGACGGCCGCCTGAGCCATCACAAGCGCTCCGGCTGGTTTTCCCCGTGGCACGCCGCGTGGATCAACCTCCGCGCCATGGCCGTCTACGGCGCCGACTTCTTCCTGTTCCGGCCGGGCTTGATGATGCTCTTTCTGGGCCTCGGCCTGACGGTGCCGCTCGCGCTCGGCCCCGTGGCCGTCGGGCCCATCACGTTCTCGCTCCACTGGATGCTCTTGGGCCTCTCGCTCGTGGTGCTCGGCCTTCAGGCCGTCTACCTCGGCATCCTCTCGCGCGTCTTCTACGACTACTCGGGCGACTTTACCGAGCGGTGGTTCAAGCGTTTCCCCTACGACCGCACCATGATCGCCAGCGGCCTCACGTTCCTCGTGGGCCTTGGCCTCGATGCGCTCCTCGTGGCGCGCTACGTGAGCCAACACTTCGAGCTCTTGGAGATCTCGCGGCTCAGTCACCTCGCGGTCACGGGCCTCTTGCTCATGATCGTGTCGTTCCTGACGTTCACCTTCACGCTCGTCCTCCACTCGACGGCGGTCGCCGTCTGGCGAAAGTAA
- a CDS encoding SIS domain-containing protein codes for MSDFVATFFKESIKAIEGIDASVVEAVAQGLAGVRAGGGRLFILGVGGSAGHASHAVNDFRKICGIESYAPTDNVSELTARTNDEGWDTTFSEWLKVSQIKKNDALLIFSVGGGNREKNVSMNLVKAIELAKGAGAKVFGIVGRDGGTTKAMADACVLIPVVSADRITPHTEGLCAVVWHLLVSHPVLQKSVTKWESVK; via the coding sequence ATGAGCGACTTCGTTGCCACGTTCTTCAAGGAGAGCATCAAGGCCATCGAGGGCATCGACGCCTCCGTCGTCGAAGCCGTCGCGCAGGGCCTCGCCGGCGTTCGCGCCGGCGGCGGTCGCCTCTTCATCCTCGGCGTCGGCGGGTCCGCCGGCCACGCGAGCCACGCCGTCAACGACTTCCGCAAGATCTGCGGCATCGAGTCCTACGCCCCGACCGACAACGTCTCGGAGCTGACGGCCCGCACCAACGACGAAGGTTGGGACACGACCTTCTCCGAGTGGCTCAAGGTCTCGCAGATCAAAAAGAACGACGCGCTCCTCATCTTCTCGGTCGGCGGCGGCAACCGCGAGAAGAACGTCTCCATGAACCTCGTGAAGGCCATCGAGCTCGCCAAGGGCGCCGGCGCGAAGGTCTTTGGCATCGTCGGTCGCGACGGCGGCACCACGAAGGCCATGGCCGACGCGTGCGTGCTCATCCCCGTCGTCTCGGCGGATCGCATCACGCCGCACACCGAGGGCCTCTGCGCCGTCGTTTGGCACTTGCTCGTCAGCCACCCGGTGCTTCAGAAGTCCGTCACGAAGTGGGAGTCCGTGAAATGA
- a CDS encoding NTP transferase domain-containing protein, with the protein MMCLVLAGGLGTRMASYTQSMPKALIPVDGVPFIDLQIAWLASHGVTEIVMSVGYRAAMLAEHLGDGTRFGVPIRYVDEGTELRGTGGALRFALEQGALTEHFLVTYGDSFLPVDFGQVASAFLASKKPAAMTVLQNGGRWDASNVVFEGGRLVVYDKRHKTRPSADFHFIDYGLLGLSRRVVEERIPKNAPGEKHDLADVLHELSLEGELFGIEVEPRFYEIGSPAGLEDFTAWVKDKRAKGELSWARGVG; encoded by the coding sequence ATGATGTGCCTCGTCTTGGCCGGCGGCCTCGGCACCCGCATGGCCTCGTACACACAATCGATGCCCAAGGCGCTCATTCCCGTCGACGGCGTACCCTTCATCGACCTTCAGATCGCGTGGCTCGCCTCGCACGGCGTCACCGAGATCGTCATGAGCGTCGGCTACCGCGCGGCGATGCTTGCCGAGCACCTCGGCGACGGGACCCGCTTCGGCGTGCCGATTCGCTACGTCGACGAAGGCACCGAGCTTCGCGGCACCGGCGGCGCGCTACGCTTCGCGCTCGAGCAAGGCGCGCTCACGGAGCACTTCCTCGTCACGTACGGCGACTCGTTCTTGCCGGTCGATTTCGGCCAGGTCGCCTCCGCGTTCCTCGCGTCGAAGAAGCCCGCCGCGATGACCGTGCTTCAAAACGGCGGCCGCTGGGACGCGAGCAACGTCGTCTTCGAAGGCGGTCGCCTCGTCGTCTACGACAAGCGCCACAAGACGCGGCCCAGCGCCGACTTCCACTTCATCGACTACGGCCTTTTGGGGCTCTCCCGGCGCGTCGTCGAGGAGCGCATTCCGAAGAACGCGCCCGGCGAAAAGCACGATCTGGCCGACGTGCTCCACGAGCTGAGCCTCGAAGGCGAGCTCTTCGGCATCGAGGTGGAGCCGCGCTTCTACGAGATCGGCTCGCCCGCGGGCCTCGAGGATTTCACCGCGTGGGTGAAGGACAAGCGCGCGAAGGGAGAGCTCTCGTGGGCACGCGGCGTGGGCTAA
- a CDS encoding NAD-dependent epimerase/dehydratase family protein, with the protein MKLEVSASALNGRRVTIVGGAGFIGSHFLDYLLARDVAKVTLYDNFSSGREWHYAHHAKDARLAVVRGNVEDIDALTAALKGHDLVIHLASNPDIARAVTEPDIDFWQGTALTNAVVESMRRAGVGQILYASGSGVYGDLGTVEAKEDHAPLEPVSTYGASKLAGETLISSYAHMFGMRGAAFRFGNVVGPRQTHGVGFDFARRLLKEPTHLAILGDGKQSKSYIHATDVVRAVMLVAEKGVKPFQVYNVATGDYITVTEIADIALECLGLEKSKVQYQYAGGDRGWKGDVPIVRLDTSRIQGVGWKCEKTSREALKDAILAMIPDMKQGRM; encoded by the coding sequence ATGAAGCTTGAGGTCAGCGCTTCCGCGCTCAATGGCCGCAGGGTCACCATCGTCGGCGGCGCTGGCTTCATCGGCAGTCATTTCCTCGACTACCTGCTCGCGCGCGACGTCGCCAAGGTCACCCTCTACGACAACTTCTCGTCGGGCCGCGAGTGGCACTACGCGCACCACGCGAAAGACGCACGCTTGGCCGTCGTCCGCGGGAACGTCGAAGACATCGACGCGCTGACGGCGGCGCTCAAGGGTCATGACCTCGTCATTCACCTTGCGTCGAACCCCGACATCGCGCGCGCCGTCACCGAGCCCGACATCGACTTCTGGCAAGGCACGGCGCTCACCAACGCGGTTGTCGAGAGCATGCGCCGCGCCGGCGTTGGGCAAATCCTCTACGCATCGGGCAGCGGCGTCTACGGCGACCTCGGCACCGTCGAGGCAAAGGAAGATCACGCGCCGCTCGAGCCTGTGTCGACGTACGGCGCCAGCAAGCTCGCCGGCGAGACGCTCATCTCGAGCTATGCGCACATGTTCGGCATGCGCGGCGCTGCGTTCCGTTTTGGCAACGTCGTCGGCCCGCGGCAGACGCACGGCGTCGGCTTCGACTTCGCGCGCCGTTTGCTCAAAGAGCCGACGCACCTCGCGATCCTCGGCGACGGCAAACAGTCGAAGTCGTACATCCACGCGACCGACGTCGTGCGCGCCGTGATGCTCGTGGCCGAGAAGGGCGTGAAGCCCTTCCAGGTCTACAACGTCGCCACCGGCGACTACATCACCGTGACGGAGATCGCCGACATCGCCCTCGAGTGCCTCGGCCTCGAGAAGTCGAAGGTCCAATACCAATACGCCGGCGGCGATCGCGGCTGGAAGGGCGACGTGCCCATCGTGCGCCTCGACACGAGCCGCATTCAGGGCGTCGGGTGGAAGTGCGAGAAGACCTCGCGCGAGGCCCTCAAGGACGCCATCTTGGCGATGATCCCGGACATGAAACAGGGTCGGATGTGA
- a CDS encoding transaldolase produces MAIKIFCDGATLPDLLAMYKNPRISGFTTNPTLMRKAGLTNYEEFAKEVLKNIPDRPISFEVFADDFAEMKRQAMKITEWGKNVYVKIPITNTKRESALPLVRELAHSGVKLNVTAICTLEQVAGTTEALKGGAPSVVSVFAGRIADTGRDPIPLMAAARELCAAAGKDVELLWASPRELLNIVQAEQVGAAIVTVTPDLLKKLDLIGKDLAQFSLETVQMFYNDAQAAGFKL; encoded by the coding sequence ATGGCCATCAAGATCTTTTGCGACGGTGCGACGCTCCCGGACTTGCTCGCGATGTACAAGAACCCGCGCATCTCCGGGTTCACCACGAACCCGACGCTCATGCGCAAGGCGGGCCTCACGAACTACGAAGAGTTCGCGAAGGAAGTTCTGAAGAACATCCCCGACCGCCCGATCTCCTTCGAGGTCTTCGCCGACGACTTCGCCGAGATGAAGCGTCAGGCCATGAAGATCACGGAGTGGGGCAAGAACGTCTACGTGAAGATCCCCATCACGAACACGAAGCGCGAGTCGGCGCTGCCGCTCGTTCGTGAGCTCGCCCACAGCGGCGTGAAGCTGAACGTGACGGCCATCTGCACGCTCGAGCAAGTCGCCGGCACCACCGAGGCCCTCAAGGGCGGCGCGCCGTCCGTCGTCTCGGTCTTCGCGGGCCGCATCGCCGACACCGGTCGCGATCCGATCCCGCTCATGGCCGCCGCGCGCGAGCTCTGCGCCGCCGCTGGCAAAGACGTCGAGCTCTTGTGGGCCAGCCCCCGCGAGCTTCTCAACATCGTTCAGGCCGAGCAAGTCGGCGCCGCCATCGTCACGGTGACCCCGGACCTCTTGAAGAAGCTCGACCTCATCGGCAAGGACCTCGCGCAGTTCAGCCTCGAGACCGTGCAGATGTTCTACAACGACGCGCAAGCGGCAGGGTTCAAGCTATGA
- a CDS encoding HAD-IIIA family hydrolase: MGTRRGLIILDRDGVLNAMLGVRGTPSHDSPMNAAQVTVFPWVASVLKALTDAGYGLAIATNQPAAAKGKTTRDALQGAHDLILAESQREGGRILSSHICWHRSEDGCPCRKPKTKLLEDALAEHTEFDRAESFMVGDRGTDILAGAAAGLKTALLTDEAVEKVLPDAFVRPTFHGVDLRDFQRWLLGT, from the coding sequence GTGGGCACGCGGCGTGGGCTAATCATCCTCGATCGCGACGGCGTCCTGAACGCCATGCTCGGCGTCCGCGGCACGCCGAGCCACGACAGCCCCATGAACGCGGCGCAGGTCACGGTCTTTCCGTGGGTCGCCTCGGTCTTGAAGGCGCTCACCGACGCGGGCTACGGGCTCGCCATCGCCACCAACCAACCGGCGGCCGCCAAGGGCAAGACCACGCGCGACGCCTTGCAGGGCGCGCACGACCTCATCCTCGCGGAATCGCAGCGAGAAGGCGGCCGTATCTTGAGCTCGCACATCTGCTGGCACAGGAGCGAAGACGGCTGCCCGTGCCGCAAGCCCAAAACGAAGCTCCTCGAGGATGCCCTTGCCGAGCACACGGAGTTCGACCGCGCCGAGTCCTTCATGGTTGGCGACCGCGGTACCGACATCCTGGCGGGCGCGGCGGCGGGCCTCAAGACCGCGCTTTTGACCGACGAAGCGGTCGAAAAGGTGCTCCCTGACGCGTTTGTCAGACCCACCTTCCACGGCGTCGATCTTCGCGATTTTCAGCGTTGGCTATTGGGCACTTAA
- a CDS encoding PQQ-binding-like beta-propeller repeat protein, which produces MRTKTLMLFALLSACVPSSEGTPEPAAPQPSVRFFGRPPVVDQSTRIGTANAAQSFTPTPTPKARKVTFRTKWKAQIGKTHARSTMVYEGGFVMATSERGVHVLRGVSGESHALIAAPNGEPVAGAAAERDAVFFTTERGHVHRATSSGELRWSVAAGGNVASAPTLVDVDGDGALDVLVGTSTGHAVALEGRTGKKLWQTLVGTNGRRGLEGGIGVGDVDGDGKLELVAGGGDGSLAVLRLDGAVAWKVKYPSSIVAPPSIVELDAHGAAEILAAWSDGRVAVFDGKSSEVLWSAQSETDRGDLDAIVAAPVALPGPRVGSIVVATSGNTKSEGLVLFGERERRFRSIEGRVTASPVVMRLDPDSTPDAIVGTLAGDLVAIDATGGRTFLAAIGAPIEASPLLADVDADGVRDLIVVTRDGLVTCFSTGAADRPLVDRYRATFQPVNLGWTFARGREQPKLLDDRKR; this is translated from the coding sequence ATGCGTACGAAAACCCTGATGCTGTTCGCGCTCCTCTCCGCTTGTGTACCGAGCTCCGAAGGAACGCCTGAACCGGCCGCTCCGCAGCCCTCGGTGCGTTTCTTCGGGCGGCCGCCGGTCGTCGATCAGAGCACGCGCATCGGCACGGCCAACGCCGCGCAGTCGTTCACGCCAACGCCGACACCCAAAGCGCGCAAGGTCACCTTTCGGACCAAGTGGAAGGCGCAGATCGGCAAGACCCACGCCCGCAGCACCATGGTCTACGAGGGTGGCTTCGTCATGGCCACGTCGGAGCGCGGCGTGCACGTGCTCCGCGGCGTCTCGGGTGAGAGCCACGCGCTCATCGCCGCGCCGAATGGCGAGCCGGTGGCCGGCGCGGCGGCCGAGCGCGACGCGGTCTTCTTCACGACCGAGCGCGGTCATGTTCACCGAGCGACATCTTCCGGCGAGCTTCGCTGGTCTGTCGCTGCCGGTGGCAACGTGGCCTCGGCGCCGACGCTCGTTGATGTCGACGGCGATGGCGCGCTCGATGTGCTCGTCGGCACGAGCACCGGCCACGCGGTAGCCCTTGAAGGCCGGACCGGAAAGAAGCTGTGGCAAACGCTCGTGGGCACGAACGGTCGTCGCGGCCTCGAGGGCGGCATTGGCGTGGGTGACGTCGATGGGGACGGCAAGCTCGAGCTGGTGGCCGGCGGCGGTGACGGTTCGCTCGCCGTTCTTCGTCTCGACGGAGCCGTCGCGTGGAAGGTCAAGTACCCGTCGTCGATCGTCGCGCCGCCTTCGATTGTCGAGCTGGACGCGCACGGAGCTGCCGAGATCCTTGCGGCCTGGAGCGACGGGCGCGTGGCGGTCTTCGACGGCAAGAGCAGCGAGGTCCTCTGGAGCGCCCAGAGCGAGACCGATCGCGGCGATCTCGACGCCATCGTCGCCGCGCCGGTGGCGCTCCCGGGTCCGCGCGTCGGGTCCATCGTGGTGGCCACTTCGGGCAACACGAAGAGCGAAGGCCTCGTGCTCTTTGGAGAGCGCGAGCGACGCTTCCGCAGCATCGAAGGCCGCGTCACGGCGTCGCCGGTCGTCATGCGCCTCGATCCCGACAGCACGCCCGACGCCATCGTGGGCACCTTGGCCGGCGACCTCGTCGCCATCGACGCAACGGGCGGGCGCACCTTCCTCGCGGCCATTGGTGCGCCCATCGAAGCCTCACCGCTGCTCGCGGACGTCGACGCTGACGGTGTCCGCGACCTCATCGTGGTCACGCGTGACGGTCTCGTCACGTGCTTCTCAACAGGCGCCGCCGACAGGCCGCTGGTGGACCGGTATCGGGCGACCTTCCAACCGGTCAACCTCGGCTGGACGTTCGCCCGCGGCCGCGAACAACCGAAGCTCCTCGACGACCGCAAGCGCTGA